The genomic window GGCTAACCATGCAGCTAGAACGCGCACCATTGCATATACAAAGATTTTCTCTTCCAACGGTAAAGCATCCCGATTCTTGTCAACTTGaagttttgttaaaatgttaatGAGGGCCGTGAATGCACCTTTGAATCCAGTGTAAATCGATTGTTTTTCCTTCTGCTCCAAGTCCAACTGATCTAGAGCAATGTAAACGATGGACGCTTCTAGAATGATAAAACAAGCTGTCAGTAGCTCAGCTTGTCCAAACGCTTGTTTAAAACTGCTCGCATCCAACATTCGCACTTCTATCGCAgacaattgtaataataataaaaagaacgtTTTCGGTTTCTCTTCGTCTTGGAGCGTCCATTCGATTCCAAGCAAATCGATAATGGTTGCAGTTAAAATTAATGCAGGATTTCGTTGGTTCTTCCCAATTCGACTGCCCAAAATAGAATTTAATCCTTTGAACAAACTAATCGGCCATGTTTCGTCTGAACTAGTGCTTGCAATTAATTTTCGTcgacaattaaataaaagtgaatttaaaatgGTTGCCAATTCAAATTTTCGCTCAGAATGATCAGTTTCAAAATCCAATGCGATTTTATTGATTAACGCATGAAATGGTTTAGGATTGTCGTCCCACGCATTCGCTCCAAATTTCGTAACAAGTTTCACTAATAAATTTAACGCTTCATCCGTTTGAAAACTTTGTTGAGCATAGATTTCAGACATTTTAGTGATGGCGCCCACTTCAAGTAGAGCTTTTTGGCCTGGTTCGTAGGCTGCAATGTTTTGTAAGCAAGCATACGCTTCACCAACCACAATTAAATTATCGTCGTAATCTTGGTTGTCAGCTTGTGAGACAATATCCAAGAATACTGGAATATTTTCTAACATTTCTGGATGGACGACCACATCAGGATCGTTGCAGAACGTTGTCAGAATCGATAAGGCCACTGATTTGTAGACAACTGGTGGACAATCGACTGGCACATCACTTGTTAACAATAAACGTTTTAAAAACTTGAATCCAATCGCTTCAAAGATAGCCTTTCTAGCAACAGAATTACAATCTTTGCCTTTCACTAATTTTGTCACCATAAACAATGCAGCAAATTTTTCAGTATCAGTTTGTGCTCCTTTTAATATTGATACCATTTTTTTACACGCATCAGACATTCCAGTTTGATCAGccattgtaattattaatgaattacaCTTGATTTAAGTTAcgttttacttaattttatt from Chrysoperla carnea chromosome 2, inChrCarn1.1, whole genome shotgun sequence includes these protein-coding regions:
- the LOC123292175 gene encoding neurochondrin homolog, encoding MADQTGMSDACKKMVSILKGAQTDTEKFAALFMVTKLVKGKDCNSVARKAIFEAIGFKFLKRLLLTSDVPVDCPPVVYKSVALSILTTFCNDPDVVVHPEMLENIPVFLDIVSQADNQDYDDNLIVVGEAYACLQNIAAYEPGQKALLEVGAITKMSEIYAQQSFQTDEALNLLVKLVTKFGANAWDDNPKPFHALINKIALDFETDHSERKFELATILNSLLFNCRRKLIASTSSDETWPISLFKGLNSILGSRIGKNQRNPALILTATIIDLLGIEWTLQDEEKPKTFFLLLLQLSAIEVRMLDASSFKQAFGQAELLTACFIILEASIVYIALDQLDLEQKEKQSIYTGFKGAFTALINILTKLQVDKNRDALPLEEKIFVYAMVRVLAAWLAQETSALRAQVYKLLPFLLSLANESFYTYRAQKLDEKKAEKCVENNSQSQSQSNPGVDVLRVMLPALCHLTVEDEARKILLDAKEDEVLYECLDFHWSIVNWKRPPVPKSERAKLKLLPAPVPTAAELEDMKDSRAAMISICNVFMNITVLEAKYVETSLLFSTLLRFIFNNLPELKDTPDNLVLHGNLAVLGLLLLKQQSKSVRKNDFSICRYIQATIRFLWDAYIVDESNDPTALVVAMAYKENWSDLMELWFLGMQTMSGVIAQIPWLSEFCIESGWCEGIIDTLKKVKLGSLQPNVKLAYEDFLCQLVDANEAVIAVLKKCDALKVCRNHRFMDLGKKLFGD